One part of the Neoarius graeffei isolate fNeoGra1 chromosome 2, fNeoGra1.pri, whole genome shotgun sequence genome encodes these proteins:
- the LOC132869554 gene encoding interferon-induced transmembrane protein 3-like, which yields MQSNMAPLNAQPCDGRGAGTVVVSMPEHPPDYAVWSICSFIYGNPCCLGLIALIFSMKSRDQKMVGDMTGAKAYSSTAHLLNGIVLALIIIICIVVQSYKDEVLK from the exons ATGCAGAGTAACATGGCTCCACTGAACGCTCAGCCGTGTGATGGCAGAGGAGCAGGGACAGTTGTGGTGTCCATGCCAGAGCATCCACCTGATTATGCAGTGTGGTCCATTTGCAGCTTCATCTATGGAAATCCATGCTGCCTGGGCCTCATCGCTTTGATTTTCTCCATGAAG tcCAGAGACCAGAAGATGGTGGGAGACATGACTGGAGCGAAGGCATACAGCTCGACGGCACATTTGCTCAATGGCATTGTGCTTGCACTTATCATCATAATCTGCATAGTG GTGCAGAGTTACAAGGATGAAGTTCTCAAATGA